The stretch of DNA GGGAGAAGATGTACCAGAACAGGGCGTAGCAGGTCCCCATAAACCTGTGAAACAGAAGAAGCTGTCAGTTAGATGCATTTCACAATATACCCCAAACAATCTACTAATTTTAGAGTTAATGAATCAGAACTTAATCAGCCCCGTATTATGGTCTCTAACATCTCTCAACAAGCATTCTGCACATTCATCATTGTTGTCATCGCAGCACAAAGTGACAGATTGAGGTTGGCCCGTACGTGTGGAATGCATCGTTGCTCTGTTGCTGGCAGAATATGCCCTCGCAGTCGCTTTGTGGACTTTTGTCTGGGTCTTTCTGGTCCTTTCCATAAAGCTGGGTGAGTCCGATGGTGAAGGAGAATAACACCAACAGGAAGAGGCCCAAAAACTTCCCAAACTCTTGCAGCATCTGACCCATGGAGATCTGAGGAAACATGAATATCTGTCTGTTAATCCTGTCGCTCGATCTGATGTAGTCAAGCAGACGTGagtcatttttctatttttcataaACAGTTTTCTGCCAGCAATCCTCCTCAGGGTGCTAGCTGGGGTCAGATCTGACACCAGACAGGAAGTCTGTCTGATTCTTACAGAATTTGACTGATTTCTCAAGTGGAGACACCCCAGGAGAATAGGGTAAAGAATTTGCATGCATTTCCAGAATAGAAATCTGAAAATTGCAAAAAGTCAGGTTCAaatgagtgtttcgatactctcacagtatttatatagcatttaaacctactttataataaacaagacatgaaaatctccctttttataataatgttattTGTTATAcgtgtgcttttcctgctatgactaATCAAAATGTCTGTTGTCTTTAAAACATTAGCAAAGTAGCTATGTATTTCTACTTGATTGTGATGTTTTGGACTCTTTCAACACTCATCCTGCGGAAGAAAACTTTATGACCACTTGTAGCTACTTTCCCCCCAATGTTCTTGTTTAGCAGTGACCCCCTGAGGAAGTGGAAAAAGCAACATATTCTGGCAGCAGTAAGACAGACAAACATGGAAGAAGCCAAAAAGAGGGCTTGAAGACAGAGAAAGTCTTCTCAGACCATTGGAAACCGACTATTTATAGACCTGAGTGGCTTATCTGTTTACTAGGACCTTGAGATGCTCAAACAAGGTCAGAACGTGCTCGCCCTTgcataacacaaacacacacacagtgtccaATGTGAGGGATGACCACTCTCCCTGCACCTCAGGGTGAAAGGCGACTGGAGTGTTTGCACTGAAACCCAGACAGCATGTTTGAGGAGAAGGACTAGTCTATTTGGGTGATTCATTCTCTTGTCATGTCTAAATCCCCCCAGTGTATTCCTCGGCCACTTTGTACACATCTGATTTAGGAGCCGAGGTCGTTCCCTACTTGCTCAGCCTGACAGGTAGCCTAACTTAGTTACTGTACAAACAGAGCAGGAATGCAGCAGGTCAGGAGCTCTTAACCTTGACTGGAGGGGGGGTCTGATGCATTTAAGGTTCCTCAGCTGGTTAACATTTGTAGTAATATAATTGTTCtataataaatttgacttgacttccAATTGGAGAAATGTTTGTcaaaagattttatttttatatttattgtttaccAAGATGTTCCTGGAACTGTCTCAACAACACTGTTCccaatttgttttaaatgttttccagctgtgagtctctttgtacaatgcattgtgggacaaCAGCATCCCCCGACACCAGTTGGGTATTTTACCCTTTTGAAGTGTGAACACACCACAATAAATACGTGTCTTTCTTTGTCTATTGTTATTTAATCAATCACttactttattgtatttaagttgtaaaatttaatttaatttaattgttattttatcaatcactcattttattgtatttaagttgtaaaattgtattctattttattttaattttattaattacttattttactgtatttaagttgtaaaatttaatttaattttattgttattctattaatcactcattttattgtatttaagttgtataattttattaaattttatttttattttgttaatcacttattttattgtatttaaattgtaaaattgccttctatgttattattttactaATCACTAatgttattgtatttaagttaataataagttaaaataattctattctattttattgttattttattaatctagtttttacttcacagttttactactattactgttattatagcttttaattatattttattacatttttataattttattgtcTTGCTGGCATTTGATCTCAAATCATCAAATTGTTAAATTacttttgtcttttctgttgtGTTCACGGTCCACGCGTCTTATTTTCGACTTGTCAGccatctgtgaagcactttgaactgcactaaTCTGCATGAAACGGCGCTTTACAAATAAAGCTTGATTGATTGTATGTAGTGTGGACCTGGGGCACAACTTGTGTCTGTTCTCTCAAACACACTCGTACATGGTGGGCCATCAGTTATGGGAGATTAACACTGTTGGCGAGGTGAAGTCTGGGCCATGAGTGAGCTCATTGTTGATAGTCgatgaacacagacacacactcacactttcaGTCACTCTTTCCAACCTCAGTAGGGGGCACTACCCGGCAGGAATGGGAGCTGGCCGGAATCAGACATTACTGCAGCCCACATAGCACTGCctcactgtctgtgtgtgtgtaggagctCGTCTGAGTGCAACTAATTGCACGCTCACATATCGCACGAGTGTGGAAATGTGTGGGCGCGTGTGCATTAGTAGGGAGGTGTGTCTGCCATGTGAGCTAATATTTTTTCCAACCTGCCAAGCCGGCCAgacagtgatgtcacagagagcgtgagtgacagagaggaaagaagagagaCGGAGGCAGAAAGATGGAGGAGATTGTAGCTGAAAAGCGCTCATTAACAATCTACAGGGCACCCTTAGTGTTTTATAAGTCAACCACAAACAGCACTTGACTTAATGACAGGAAGGCATCCCTACAAATAGCCTGACCTCACTGCATACCTGAAGACTGCTTTATGTAATAGTCACACGCGGGGGGAAAAATGACATTCTGCCAGCAAACCGTCAGATGTTGGCTGGCTTTACGATCTTTCTGCCAGCTGGCTAAACGATACACAAAATCATGATGCGATAAAAAGGGACACCTATGGCACGGAGGTTGTTGAGGAGGAGTAAATACTCAAACCAGATTTTTTGGCTTGTCTAGGGAGATGAAAAACAATGACATAACAGATATCTTTTTCTCAGCATAAAGAGATGAAACCTATGCAGCTTTAGGCTTTTTTGCTGGCACAGTTTTACTTCTTTCCACCGGCAGATGGTGAATATCGCTCTTCCATCAAACCTCCATGTTTAAGAAATGACACAGAATGTCTTGCAGTTATGTATGAAAGTATTAAACAAGCTGGCAATAGTTAAATGTTGGGTTGCGGATGAGCCAGATTAAATGTTTGCTTTATAcaaattagatttattttgtgttgtgtaaGAGGCATAAAGCAGATCAGTACAACGGCATTGCTAAACATTTCCATAACCatttgagaaagaaaaagaaagtgaagAGGTCATGTCTGCTAATTCTGAATGACAGTGCCAGCTCAGACTGAGGGTTAATCAAGCTGATCAAATACAGGATTTAGAAAAGTTTACTAAACACTTTTCACGTGGATCTTTTTTGACAGCAATCTAGATTTAAAGGgctagtttgggtgttttgaagtggggttgtatgaggtacttatccatagtcagtgtattacttacagtagatgatggtctaCATGCCCCCAATttgaagaagcagacaggacttaccgcacggaagcaaagcaatgtgctgctgtggacggggccggcagcaaatcgtattttagccacctaaaacaaaggcccacctaaaaaaatcaatatcagtttaagtgtacgctatatttagaatattttcactggttAATCTTGCCGTAAGACAGCTATACAATCAGtgtttctgatggggaactgaagccgttatctatgctctcttcaaagccaccagactccattgaaaaaaactgtaattttacctcgcagtgCACGGGAGTTGCTAATCTACCGccgcatcgatcggttagtatGTTTGTGTTAtcgtgtgactttggttagttcatattcaccaaagtcacacaatagcacaaacaaactaacaaaatcgaggcagtggtagaccagtAACTCTCgttagtctggtggctttgaagagagcatagatggatacaactgcttcagttccctgtcagaaagggcagtctgacagcaagataaagtgtcaaaaataatctaaatatagcgtacacttaaactgatattgctatttttaggtgggcctttctaaaatacgttttgctgccctCCCCCGTCCTcagcagtgcattgctttgctccatGCAGTAAcccctgtctgcttctcctaactgggggcgtgccgaccgccatctactgatACACTGCTAGATAAGTAcatcatacaacctcacttcaaaacacccaaactatccctttaatgtaccACCAAATTGAACCCTCTTGGCATTGAAAAGTTCATAAACTGAGTTTAAAAGTTTTCAGCTGCCCTTGACaatacagtatgtaatgactATACTTTTCACTTTAATTCCCATGCAGCCATAATTGCAGTTAAGATGGCAATGGATCAGACTGCATGTGCCAGATTGTGATAGAAATCAATCTAGGatccaatgaaaatgtgttgtGGGTGTATAGAGCCAGCTCCTCCAGCTTTATATCTAAAGTGCAGTTAGCTTGAGAAATCAATTttcaaaactaaactgaaagcTCTCGTTCATGATGATGGAAATGATGATAGCAGTACGCTGATGCATATGGCAACTAACGCAGCAAAGCTTTATGATGTTGTGCTCTGTTTGTTATGAGCATATTATTACTGCAGAGCACATTCATCTACTGCCTCAGTTCACTGTGCTTATACTTAATGCTTATGATGATGGTTATCATACTGCTGAGCACAGCTGGTGTGATGTTTAGTGTGGGCTTGTCCTTGAGTGTTCACACTTcactgagagaggaagagcgTGGGTGGTGTGTGGTGGGGTTAGAGAGAACGATAGGAAAGGGAAGCAGCTTTATAATCGTTATATAAGGATTTGGTCATTTTTGTTCGCATCCAAAGTGTTTTACAAAGTCGTACTGGGTACATGATCACAAACATCCACAGGGATATTTCTGCTGCAAGTCTGGCTCCACTGGGAATCAATTATAAAAGCAGAAAATGTCTGCTTTCCTACCTGCAGCGGCCCCAGGATGGAGCTGGTGGTGTACATGAAGAAGAGTCGCAAGTAGCTCAGAACGTTGGCAAAGGCAAACAGGCCCTCAGCCACCAGGATGGGATGGAAAGCGTCCCAgttcttcctctctgtgtcctccacaTTCTTGAACTGAAGAACAAACACATTCAGAAACACATACAGCGCTGAAGCAATAATGTGATGCCAACTTACCTAGCCAAATCAGGTGTGCTTTGCCAACTGTTGATTGGCATGAACACACCTGATTCAGCTAGGCCTAATGACTGCTCTGTGTTTAAACAGAGGCATCAAAACTAAAGCTACTGTATCTATCAAGTGGTGATATGCACAATCATTAAAATGTGGGAATGATTTGAATTATTTAATAGCacatacaatttttttttaacaaaacaatataaataatcTCCCCCAGTTTTGattaaaacaatcaaataaaataaacttaattGATTACAACGTTAAATGAAAATTTGTTTCAAAACATAATGTCATAatcctgttaaaaaaaaaaaaaaatacatgagaTAGTTatctatcttctcatctaaccaTTTAACTCTGgacaaaaaagcaaataagaAAATCAATATATAGTGAAATGAATCCAGTGTTAGATGCAGTTATCCATCCTCTAAATCTAAAGAGTGTGTGTACCTTGCTATGAGCAACTATCTTGAGGGCAAAGGTGGCGAGGTAAAGGGAATTCATCACGAAGCTCAGCTGGTTCCTCGACTCATCCAGAAAGTCCTCCAGCCCCTCGTACCACAGACGCTTCACATCCGACCACACCATCCCTACAGGAGGAAAGCAGGAATTCCccatcaccacacacacacacacactactggaaaaaaaacattttgctgtCATCCCCCAACATTTTAAAATCGCTTCAACCACAATAAGTCATCTCACAGTGGGAGCCCGGGGGAAACAGGAATGTATGAGACACGGAAACATTAGATTAATGTGGTGAAAATGTGTCATCTGTGGGGTTTAGGCAGGTGTGTAGAATTTAATACAGATGGATGTCTGTGTCAAAGTGGAATTTCATCACTTCTAATTGTACAGTAGgggtaataaaattaaaacttgACTCCAGCTGCAAGTTATTTCACAGTGACACAGATCTTTGTGTAATTcagaaatgattacattacattgAACATGATCGATCGGTTATTGGTTTCCATGGTTGCAACAGAAAGTGAGCAAACAGGGTTTGGCTGAgaaatccctttttttttttactatggaATGATTGAATTTGAGTCATAATGTAGTCATAAAAGCGAGAGATGcattgagacacacacacacacacacacacacacacacacacacacacacacacacacacacacacacacacacacacacacacacacacacacacacacacacacacacacacacacacacacacacacacacacacacacacacacacacacacacacacacacgtatgtaGCCCAgcccacagacacactcacaatCTTAGCATCTGATTTCCCCATTACTGTGAGGCATCTGGCTCAGGGGAGTAGCAGgatggagagagcaggagaaagatgagaggaggaggtggggtagcgtgggagaaagagagaacaacGGGATGCAAAAGAGATGGAAAGCTGCTGTGTGTCAGTGCTGTCTGTAGATATACAGCAACTTTAAAAGCCACCTTTCACATCCTGATAACATTTGATTTGTAAATCATTAGAAATCCTTGTTATATAACTAATTTGGGGTGTTTCGTTGATGCTGCAGAGACCCTGAAGCGTGTAATCTGCACCACTGCATCACATCTTTGCAGTGTTTTGCAATGAGGTGGGAAAAAAACTGCTGAAGTTATTAAAATTGATCTTTGATGTTGCTCTTTTGCACTACTTAAGGAATCTTTGCCCTAAAGCTATCCTAGCCCCTggataaaaaaacattacacaTCCGTCTAATGACTCAACTGCTGATCTCACTCCTGCAAAATAGGGAATAAATTGCAAATTAGCACCACAACCATCTTCATTACATTGAATAATAGAAGTCAATTGCTTCTACATCCTTTTATAAGCTGTCAGGTGCAGTTATTGGGATGATTTATCAACCCAGCAGCGATGATAGTGAAACCTAGAGCAATGAGGTGTGGTTGCGATGCTTTGTGTCGGCTGGAGAGGGGTAGGATGCTGCAACCATGAGGCAAATATCTCCGCTGAGAAGGCCATTAAGGCGATTGAATGATCATGCTAATGGTTTCTTGGCAGAAGTGGAAGGTAGAGAGGCGCTTCCCCAGAGAGGCAGAGTCAATTTCTAGCTGTCACTATCTCATCTGAACCGATATGGCTTGTGTACACGTGTTTGTCTTTGTGCAAATACATGTTTGCATGTATGAGACCGGTGATAGGAGCACTCAGATGGACCACAGGGGAGATAGAAGAAGCCTTCCTTTCTATCGAGCTTCAATTAGAGGCAGAACTGACAGATTTAATCCAGTCAAGCCAGACTTTCTGTCGTTGAGTATAGAAACAGTTGTTTGTCATGTTGTGCCTGATGGGATTATGGATACAGGATACTGGACTTTAGCCAGACCATAACAGGAATCTCTCATTTTCACTCCATAATGTAACGTTATTCTATTAAATTTGGGTTTGTAAGATTGAATTCTTATTCTATTCTTAGTTTTATTGTGTCCGTTAAGAGATGACTAATCATTCAATCATAGAAATCTGCCCTCTAAGCACATACATGATACCCCTCTACACATACACGACATACATTAGTATCTTATTTAATGCTTGAAAGCTGAGTAAAAAGCTGACCTATGATCCAGAGGATGAGCAGGTAATCGATCATCTCCAGCGCCGGGCCCATGGTGTTCTTCTTGCCCTCGTTGTAGACCAGCGAGTACAggttgagcagcagcaggaaggagAAGTAGGAGGCGCTGTGGATGATGAACTTGACGAAGGGCGTGTGGATGATTTGGCCCACGCGGGAGCGCGGCACCAGAAGGTAGCAGACGGAGAGCAGCGGCCAGAGCATCGCCACGCTCAGCACCGTGGCCATCTTTAGACAGGTGTGCTTGCGCCGGTAGCTGGCCGTCTCTCCAAACCAGACGGTGTTGAGGAACTGTTGACAGTTGGACTGAGCCACAAACTGTAAAAGGGGCATCAGGAGAGAAATATCAACGTGAGGATGTGAAGCTGATTCAGTTCATTTTTAAGTCAGCTGACCTCCATGAGCTGTAAGTAATAGCTTAACATTTTAGAAAACATGCTTATTAACCCCTTACACTCCGCCCCCCTTTTCTTTAGAGGGGTAGGGGTGagggacaggggatgttcaggggtatAAAAAATCAACAGTAAATGTCACATAatagtggtgtacatcatctgaaagctgggaacctaaagattaatttgcgatgcagctcagcactgtgtgtcaagatgttctagtcatgaatcagatataaaaatgaatgaattcatttaaataaattgtgaaagtgtataaaggcttagaacattataataGTAGTCTacgatggtcattcccatgctctattatgccTCATAAGTTATTGTACCAAatccttgaggaacaccatagaaaaagccatgctgtgatttgctatcaaaaacttttgacatttggagatttctgcgagaattgcatttttcggtgactggatggcgagcacttctgttctggaaactgctcagaaactttCTTATTGtaaatctacctaggaaagccatagATCCTATGAATGCTCTAGgtcagtgaggtcaagtttcaaaaaaggatctatgtgaaatggctactatggggactaacatcatcacacatgaatacaattgggctcatcagatccacaagagtctcagctttacaatcatacccaatttatacaATTCCAAGActatttagggaccccagtatgcagaaatattcaaacaaacatttttagattaagcgaaaataacacatttgtactgcatgcaaataactgcatgggttttgccccaaactgcatttgattatcataaagtgggcatgtctgtaaaggggagacttgtgggtacccatagaacctattttcattcttgaggtcaaaggtcaagggacccctttgatatGGCCTTGTCAGTatatcctcgccaaaatttagccgaactttggagcattatttagcctcctttgcgacaagcaaGATAGTacggcatggttggtaccaaacctaaggttctttaggttttctagttttatatgatgccagaaccttcactctaactttaaaactgagcctgttacaaccttCGAAAAACAGAGAGACTATACATTTTAAGAGACtaactttcttgccgagagttaagTTAGATGAGAATACTAATGCCACTCTCATGTCTCTAGGATGAATATAAAGCTGCAGCCAGCAacaggttagcttagcttagcacaaaacAGGACAGGAGACGGGTGAAACAGCTAATCTGGCTCAGTCCGaaagtaacaaaatctgcctaccagcatgTTTTTATGTGACTGAGCTACAAACGTCTCAGTGTTCTCCCTGCAATAAAACAAATCCAACCACAAACCATAAATAAGACTCTAAGGGAGGAGTAATCTGATGTGCAACTTTAAGAAGAATCTTTTCTCCAGTAGGAAACAATAGAATGACACTAGCTGTCCTGTGATATACGAGTCACACTTTACACACTGAGCCATCCCAGCTGTAAATTGTCCCCCAGCTTCAAACTTCCAACTTTAGTTTGACTTTGACTGCCGTTGCCTGGAGGAAGTACTTCATCCTGCCAAACTCGTATTTCCAAAAGACAAGCACATGCTGAAGCAGATGTGACGGCCGACATATAGTACAATAAATGAGAGGTAATTAATAACAGATCTGATCTGTGGACAGTTGTGGACTTAAAGTATCTGTAACATATCAAATATTTTCCTCATCCCACTTATAATACAGATTTGCTTGCTGTTGACACTgccaaaaaaacatgaatgtgagACTTTGCCTCTCTAACCTCTTTCTGGTTGTACTTGATGGCAAGCTTGAGTCGACTGAGGTTCATTCGCTCCTCCAGTAAGCCTCTCTTGTCAACGTTATCCTCGTTGGATGTGTGGTTGAGAATCACTTCTAGCTCTCGAGAGTTTCGAGCCTGAGCCAGCAGGTCCTTGGCAAACATCTTACACTGCTTTGCCAGATCGTCATAATCATTCCTGGAGCAAGGAAATTGAGATATAATCAAACCACATGAAGGATTATAACTCTTATCTGTTACGTTCTATAAAGGAAGAGGGTTTGCAATATCAGTGTGCAAGTATGTACATATGTTTTTGCATGTGCGACAAGTTTCTAGTGCAAAGAAATGAGATAAACGTGCATTGGCATGACGGACAGACGTGCAGCAGTTGATAGCAATCGTACCTGAACTCCACCTCGACCAGGCTGAGCTCCTTGAGGTCTGCACTCAGCTCAAAGGCCCTGAGGATGGGATCTTCTTCAGTCAGCATGATCAGAGAGGGACTGGCCAGGCAGCGGTAGATGTCCAGGCGGAACCTGGTGGCAAAGAGAAAGAGGTGATGAAAATGTGAGGGAAGGAACAGGACAAAACAAAGGTGTAtggatgaggaaaaaaaggaaatctaGAAACCATTCAGCCATCTAGTTGTTTCATCTGTACCTGCTTTGACCTCTGTGTTGTTTGCCAGCCAAACCGCAGACTGATTCATTTAGCTTACTGTGTGGGAAGCTACACTGCCCTGCGGAGAGAACAAAAATGCCCAGCAGAGAGGAGATCTGCAAAATCTCATCTGCAAGATGGTATCAGAAACCAACTTCCCAGAGGAAATACTGCTGGTTTTGCAGCTTTCCCTTAAATTACAGTTCGTACCGATATTATCTTTCAGTAAAACCACtacttatataaaaaaacaaatataccaCTACTGGCACACCAAATACTGTCTCTCTACAGCTAGATAAGTAGAGCTTGGCAATAACAgagaatgtcttctgtgggacAAAGAGAACTCTGTAAAGAGTCATGGTACTGTAGCTAAAAACATTCACAAAAAGCCAGTGCACATGATAGTAAATCATTTCTTTCCAGATGCTTAAGATGCCATTCTCAAGCTGATGTTATCATCAAAACTGTCACTGAACTTGACACACCGATTGATTCATAGCTGGTTTTAAGCCCCTCCATACCGGAGAAAGGCCAAAACAACCATCGTGTAAAATAACACAGGCATCATCTGGAAGACAGAAGTGATGTTGACCATTCAAAGTTACAGTAATTCAGCACAGCACTAGACTTCTGGTTTAGATCAATGGGAGTGCTCAaatactatatttagtatgataaagatctgtcaaaagtcttgaaatttggtacggacaTACTTTGAGTTaatatctaacagtacaactctGAAatgtttagatcacatgaaaaatcacacttttattaatagtcaaagtcaggatttttgaaaaattaggaaaattgctaacattgtgtttattaaatgttttccatatgaaatatttttttacacagcatatgtgtgcatatctttgtcATTCagcttgttatgagttcatagataccaaatacttgattgtgctccttgtagtttctgagatgcAGCgatttccttatcatactatatctagtattcggggtaatggaaaaatcccattggtttttttcgagggaacccagggtgatGATAACTtcttggttggcctacaaaaatatgtcatccctgcagcacatTTTTTTGCAATAAGAGTATTCCCATGTGCCCGAAGGTTTAGATATAGTATGATTAGAAAAGCTCACTTTTACGGTTCGACCAATTTTGATAAATTCTTCATATTTGTGCTTaagcaagcccagagaacatttccaccaaaggaaataaaaaatttCAGTTGCATGCACAGATGGGAGCTTAATGCAACCATCTGGGGAAAGCACACAACATTTATACAATTCCATTTTTTGTCTTCTAGGTCACTGAGGAGGCCTGTACCTGGAGTGTCGTAAGCTGTCCTTTTTGTTCTTGGCATTGCAGAGCGTGCACTCGCAGCCTACAGCGTGCGGCCGAGGAAGCGAGATGTCCTGCTTCAGCAGCATAGTCAGGATCTCGTAGTTGTTCCTGTGGGCCGCCAGGATGACCGGAGCCACGTCCATGGTGGTGGAGTACTCCGGGTTCTGAATCCGCTGCATCAGTTTCTATAGAAAGATAGAAATATAAGGAATACTGTGCAGAAATGATAAGAAAAGATCAACCATATCAACCTGTTCTTTGCATCTGCGGTGTTTTTCTTGAAATTATAAGAGGATACTCACAGCGATGGAGGGCTTGGAGGATCGCCTCGGCCTGTGGTTGAGGAGGATGTCCACAGCTCCCACCACCTCGGAGTCTATGGCCACCAACAAGGCATCTGTCGCCtgcacagaaacaaacacatcttTTTTTAGCAGATTACATGCAAAAACAACTTACATAACTTGTGCAGACCTAGTTTTGTCCtgagtgtgtatatgtgtgtgtgtgtttactacCTGGCAGCCATGCTCCAGAAGAAGCTGCAGGATGTCTAGATTCTCGTTCTCGATGGTGATGGTGACGGCATCCCGGCCCAGCACGTCCACGCAGTTGAGGTTGATCTCGCCGTGTCGGTTCTCCTCGAGCAGCTTCTTCACCATGTAGTAGTCACCTGAGACAAAGACAAAAGCAGCGTGAAGGGGAATTCAGCAGATTCTTGCAGAGTCACATCTATAAAAGCGATGAAGTATTATCTACGGATGGcgccacacacacagctccagcCATAAggcacactttctctctctcgcagaGCAGGCTCAGCTCCAGCACTCCTCTTAACCTCAGTGGTGGTGTATAACAATAACATCTCCCTCAAAGGACACTCTCTGTTGCCGAGCCATGTTTAGAGAGGCTTTATATGGTCACAGCGGCCTGTGAAACAACCTCTGCCTGTGCAATGTTCGTAACTTATCAATGAAATATTCCCCTCCCATCTGACGAGGACTCTTTGCTATTTTACGCTCTGCATCTCTTGTGTAGTTTCTCTCCCATTGTTTTGCATTAACTTGAAAAGTCAGCAAACCaagggagagaaaaagtttCAGAAGAGCAGACGTTCAGCTATATATATCTCTTAACCCCCGTAGGCACATTTCCACAGTGGCCAACATGTAGGCAGCTGCATTcactggagagaaaaaaaatgtggtatGACTGTACAGTTTGCTGCTTTGCTGCGATGACCCTGCTGGAAACCTGTCAAGCTGTTATGGTGAATGCATCTGCCAGCTTATATATCACACATAATGCTTCAATAACTCATCAATAATGTAAGCACACAGCAGTCACCTGATTTCCAACATTAACAT from Sebastes fasciatus isolate fSebFas1 chromosome 21, fSebFas1.pri, whole genome shotgun sequence encodes:
- the trpc1 gene encoding short transient receptor potential channel 1; the encoded protein is MHISVWPYSLSVVMAALYQGTDASSPDKFLALKDVREVKEETTLDEKLFLLACEKGDYYMVKKLLEENRHGEINLNCVDVLGRDAVTITIENENLDILQLLLEHGCQATDALLVAIDSEVVGAVDILLNHRPRRSSKPSIAKLMQRIQNPEYSTTMDVAPVILAAHRNNYEILTMLLKQDISLPRPHAVGCECTLCNAKNKKDSLRHSRFRLDIYRCLASPSLIMLTEEDPILRAFELSADLKELSLVEVEFRNDYDDLAKQCKMFAKDLLAQARNSRELEVILNHTSNEDNVDKRGLLEERMNLSRLKLAIKYNQKEFVAQSNCQQFLNTVWFGETASYRRKHTCLKMATVLSVAMLWPLLSVCYLLVPRSRVGQIIHTPFVKFIIHSASYFSFLLLLNLYSLVYNEGKKNTMGPALEMIDYLLILWIIGMVWSDVKRLWYEGLEDFLDESRNQLSFVMNSLYLATFALKIVAHSKFKNVEDTERKNWDAFHPILVAEGLFAFANVLSYLRLFFMYTTSSILGPLQISMGQMLQEFGKFLGLFLLVLFSFTIGLTQLYGKDQKDPDKSPQSDCEGIFCQQQSNDAFHTFMGTCYALFWYIFSLAHVALFVTRISYTEELRSFVGAMIIGTYNIVVVIVLTKLLVAMLHKSFRQIANHEDKEWKFARAKLWLSYFDDKCTMPPPFNILPSPKTVCYLVTSMSKWICSHTSKGKVKRQNSLKEWKNLKQKHDENYQKIMCCLVHRYLTSTRQKMQSTDQATVENLNDLRQDLSKFRNEMRDLLGFRTSKYAMFYPRS